The nucleotide sequence AGTTTGATCATGCTAAGTGGCGAACTTGTGCGAGTTCAGGAGAACAAAAAATGGGCGAAAGAGGGGCAATTAACGCTATGCAAAGTGCAGGCGTAAACTCTCAGCAGGTTACAAGTCGTTCCACACACCAATTTTACAGCCAAAACAAAAACCCCTGCAGCGCACAGGTATTTTTCGCCGCCATGTCTCTCAAAAACATGAATGGGCAATATGCAAGCCCAGCATAAACAAGGTTTTTAAAACAAAAACAAATCTGGAGGAACATAAGGCATGGCTATAGAATTTGGTGACCTTATAGTTAATATCTTGATAATTAGCGCCTCGTTTGTTGTTTTGAACTATGCAAGCAGCCTCACCATCGGAAACGCTGTAAAGGTAGCAACTGCTACGCGCCTAGGAAAAACCGCTGTTGGTTTTAGTTTGCTTGCATTTTCGACGTCGTTGCCTGAGTTAACCGTGGCTGTTAACGCTGCGCTTTCGGGCGGCGCGCCCATATCAGTAGGAAACGCGTTGGGCTCAAACATCGTTAACATCTGCGTCGTGGTCGGTTTAGCCGCGCTTGTCTTGTTTTTCAAACGCAAAAAAATGCCCAGCGCATCCAACTTAGTTCCAGAATTCGCAAAGTCAGAGCTAAACAGCATATACTTTGGGTTACTGGTCTCCTCCATGATACCGCTCGTGTTGATTTACATTAGCGAAGCCACATGGGTTGTAGGGTTTATCCTGATTTCTATTTTCGTGGTTTACATGTACAACATGTCCAAGGTTAGACTGCCAACTGACGAAAACTCGGAAGCCACTCCCTCAGAGGGAAAGTCAAAACTAAAACGCTATGGGCTGCTGACAATTGTGGGTGCTTTGGGCGTAGTAGCAAGCGCGCATTTTCTTGTGGACTCCGCAGTTTCAATAGCTCAGGGCGCAGGCATTCCCCAAACGGTCATAGGCGCAACCATAATCGCGTTTGGAACCAGCCTGCCAGAACTCACGATAGATCTAAAAGCATTCAGCAAAGGACAATCCGCGTTGGCGTTTGGAGACATAATCGGCAGCAGCTTCGTAAACATCACCCTCATACTGGGAATCACACTCTTCGTACCCGCGCTCATAGGCACACCCATAGTCATGAACATGGCAGCATACCAGAACTTGGTCATATTCTCCATAATCACAAACCTGTTCTTCTGGTACTTCATATCCCAAGGAAAACTAACATGGAGAGAAGGAGCATTGTTCCTGATAGTCTATGCCCTGTTCCTAATCACCACGCTGGGAGCGATGTAGCCATAGAGGGGTAATGAGGTATGGAGCGTAGCGTAATCCCTTTTAAACGCATCAACTAATAATACTACCGAGAAGATTATACATGCCAGTAGACAAGGTTCCCGAGAAAAACAGTATCCTGTTCGTGTGGCTCAACAACTACGCTGGAGTCCTGATTAAAACCCCAACGCGAACACTCCTAATAGACCCTGTAGATGTCAAAGCCCGCAATTTTCCCAAAGTCGACGCGATTTTAATAACTCATGAACACTACGACCACTTAGACCAACGCCTAATAGCCGAGTTTCAGAAAACCACTGGCTGCGCAGTCATAGCAGACGCCACCTCAATCAAAAGCCTCAAAACAAACCTGTCCTCAAACAAGCTCTACGAAACCAAACCAGGCGACCACATCAAAATCGGTGCAGTCAACGTCAAATCCGAAAAATGCAACCACAAAGCCGCCGCATCCCCCGTCTCATTCATCATAACCAGCGAAGACGGCGTAAAAATCTTCCACACCGCCGACAGCATGCCATACCCCGAAATGGTAGACATCGGATTACGAGAAAAACTCGACATCGTATTTTGCACAGTAGGCATTGCACAGGGAACCTCCCCAGAAGCAGGTTCGGAAATCGCGTGGTTAACCAAACCCAAAGTAGCAATACCGTATCACACGAACTCGGTGGCAAGCCAGAAAAAATTTGCCCAAATCCTTCGCAAAGACATGCCAAAAACAGCATGTCTCATCCCCGAAGTGAACAAGATTTACCAAATCTCCAAAGGTGAATCCCAAAATGGCTAAAACCAAAAAAACCGAAATGGCAAAAATCTTAACAAAAATTGATGCCCTGCAATTTGGGCTCTTTGACATGGCAGACGGCAAAGTAAGCCCGTACTACATTGACTTGAGGGTTATTCCTAGTTTTCCTGACGCCTTCAAAGACATCTGCGCCTTGTACGAGCAGACCATAAAAAAGAAGATAGGGATGAAAAGTTTTGACCGCATCGCAGGCATTCCCTTGGCGGGTCTTCCTTTTGCCTCGCAGGTGGCGTACAATCTTGGAAAACCGTTCTTGTATGTGCGTAAGGAGGATAAGGGTCAGGGTCGTGAGCGGCGTGTGGAGGGGGTTTTGGTCAGCGGCGAGCGGGTTTTGCTGGTTGATGATTTGACAACGACGGGGTTGACGTTGGGGCAAGCTGCAGAGTCGGTTAGGGCAGAAGGCGGCGTAGTCGTCAACGCGGTTTCGCTGCTGGACCGTGAAGAGGGCGCAAAAGAAAAGCTTAACCAAAAAGGCATAGACTTGCAGGCGGTGCTCAAGATAAGCGAAGTAGCCAAATCACTCTACGAAATGGGCACCATAGACGAAGAAAGCCTCAACGTGATTATGAAACAAATCAAGAAAAAGAAGGCTAACCAACCTAAGCGTTAGTCGTAGAAAATCAGGTCTTGCTCTTCCAACAGCTTATGCAACTGCTCAACCGCAACGTACACATACTCTTCCTTTTTAGCACCCGTGCAAACGAGTTTGCCGCTTGCAAACAGCAAAATCACAACTTTTGGCTCCGCCATACGGTAAATCAAACCGGGAAACTGTTCAGGCTCATACATGGCTCTGCCCAAAGTGTAAGCAGCCCTCTCCAAATCAATCATGCCGCCCAAACTTGCCGACGCCACAATATTTTGTATCTTAAGCTCAGGCTTGCTTATGATGATTATACCGCCTTTCTTGAGTTCCTTGACAACTTTCATGACGGCACGGCGGGCTTCTTTTTCGGATTTTGCGCCTGTGCAAACCATTTTTCCTGAACTAAAAATTAGGGTGGCGGTTTTGGGTCTTTTTAGCCTAAAAACAAGCCCGGGGAACTGTTCAGGGCGGTATTCTACGCCGGGGTAGCCTTTCACTACGGAGTTGAGGTCTACTTTTTGGTTTAAAGTAGCCGAGGCAACTACGTTTTGTATGCTTATGCTGGATTTAGCGGTAGGCGTGGACATGCTTTAAATCAACTGTGATTATTTGTATTAAATAGGCTTTGTTAATAAATACATCTAATTGTTACGACTCCGAAGAAACCGTGTTGCGCTCATCTACACCTGCTTTTCTGCTCCTCATCAAAGGCAACACAAACTCTGCAATCACCAACAAAATAATAAGCAAAATAATCACAGGCACCACAATAACCAAATTGTTTAAACCAAAAAAGCTACGCGCAAAAATGGCCAAATGCCCAACCCAAGGTATGCGCAAAATTACCTTGCCGTAGATGTAATCTTCTGAAACCGCGCCGTTGTAGGTGCTGGTGGAGTCTGTGGGGCTAGAACGCCAGTTATCGTAGTAAGCAGGGTCAGAGACAACAGGCCAACTGTAGCGGGGATTACCATCGCCTTTAGTGTAAAAATATAGTGTTCCGTTCACTTCTACGCTTTCAGTTATGCGGTGCACAATTTTTGCGTAGGGGTCATTTTCAGGTCTGTCAGGGCGTTGAAAGACGATAACGTCGCTGTCGGGATAGTCAACTTTGAGGTCTTTTGGGTCTACGCCTTGGATGATTATTAGGTCCCCGATGTGCAGGGTGTGGTCAAAAGGATGGGTCCAACCGTCACAGGCACCACCGTACGGGATACACATGCTGCCGCTTACTACGGCTAAAGCAGGAGGAATATCAGTGTTCAAAGCTA is from Candidatus Bathyarchaeota archaeon and encodes:
- a CDS encoding TATA-box-binding protein translates to MSTPTAKSSISIQNVVASATLNQKVDLNSVVKGYPGVEYRPEQFPGLVFRLKRPKTATLIFSSGKMVCTGAKSEKEARRAVMKVVKELKKGGIIIISKPELKIQNIVASASLGGMIDLERAAYTLGRAMYEPEQFPGLIYRMAEPKVVILLFASGKLVCTGAKKEEYVYVAVEQLHKLLEEQDLIFYD
- a CDS encoding sodium:calcium antiporter, which gives rise to MAIEFGDLIVNILIISASFVVLNYASSLTIGNAVKVATATRLGKTAVGFSLLAFSTSLPELTVAVNAALSGGAPISVGNALGSNIVNICVVVGLAALVLFFKRKKMPSASNLVPEFAKSELNSIYFGLLVSSMIPLVLIYISEATWVVGFILISIFVVYMYNMSKVRLPTDENSEATPSEGKSKLKRYGLLTIVGALGVVASAHFLVDSAVSIAQGAGIPQTVIGATIIAFGTSLPELTIDLKAFSKGQSALAFGDIIGSSFVNITLILGITLFVPALIGTPIVMNMAAYQNLVIFSIITNLFFWYFISQGKLTWREGALFLIVYALFLITTLGAM
- the pyrE gene encoding orotate phosphoribosyltransferase; the encoded protein is MAKTKKTEMAKILTKIDALQFGLFDMADGKVSPYYIDLRVIPSFPDAFKDICALYEQTIKKKIGMKSFDRIAGIPLAGLPFASQVAYNLGKPFLYVRKEDKGQGRERRVEGVLVSGERVLLVDDLTTTGLTLGQAAESVRAEGGVVVNAVSLLDREEGAKEKLNQKGIDLQAVLKISEVAKSLYEMGTIDEESLNVIMKQIKKKKANQPKR
- a CDS encoding MBL fold metallo-hydrolase yields the protein MPVDKVPEKNSILFVWLNNYAGVLIKTPTRTLLIDPVDVKARNFPKVDAILITHEHYDHLDQRLIAEFQKTTGCAVIADATSIKSLKTNLSSNKLYETKPGDHIKIGAVNVKSEKCNHKAAASPVSFIITSEDGVKIFHTADSMPYPEMVDIGLREKLDIVFCTVGIAQGTSPEAGSEIAWLTKPKVAIPYHTNSVASQKKFAQILRKDMPKTACLIPEVNKIYQISKGESQNG